The sequence below is a genomic window from Sander lucioperca isolate FBNREF2018 chromosome 10, SLUC_FBN_1.2, whole genome shotgun sequence.
TATCATATCTACAAGTACTTGAAAGAACAATCacatgtttattaagctagtatctacttGAAAGAACAATCacatgtttattaagctagtatctaccttccactccaagcactcctgcaattaaactccatgccttctcttttctggcgttgtccttatgaaaaagatctgtgatgtctattatgtttttccacttCCAAGATGAATCCCTCGTCGTCCGTGGTGTTAGAGGAGACATGTACGATGTTGGGTCCGAACGcctcgcgtgaaaatagacctggcgcgtatCTTTAGGGAGCGGAGAGCCATCTGACGCATGCTTCTGGGACGCGGCGctgctggtggaatatcaagcattgacttgaatagCCGTGATTGTTCGCGGGGGTCGCGGCGCCTCCACaacgcagcgcagacgcgcCCGTTGGAAAATAGGGGTAAGATTGTGACATGGTATTTTTAGTGCTTCCTTTTCATGACGTTGCTTCCCCTCCTCTCTGTATGTAGTCTAATGGAGACAGAGCTGACGTCACTCTGCCAGTCGGTGCTGGAGGACTTCAACCTGGTGTTGTTTTACCTGCCGACAGCGCCCCATGGCGGTGCTCACCACTCCCCcggcgaggaggaggaggagcagcagcacgCTGACAGCTCCTGCCCTGTGCTGCCGGACACCCTCGTCTTCAAGATGGTGGTCACTTGTCTGATGGTGGTGCACAGCCTGAAGAGGGGAGGTTAGTGCAAGTGTGATGTTAAGGCTGGTGTGTGTTTCACCATTTTTTGTCTTCCAAAATAAtttgtaatacattttgataactatatatatataacagagTAGTGAACAAACggtaaagtttttcttttaaatgtccTTTTTAAAGCGGTAATTCTGTTTCAGTGTCATCGTCAGTGGGCTTGTATATCTACATGAGATGATGATTGGAATAATTAGTGGCAGAGGAAGAAGTCACCATCCAGACtcaattttatttctgtggagTTCTtcagttaaagctttagtgcgtaactttttgatattattgaacgtccgttacattcaagccattgccgaatgagttgctacaaagctaattaagactatcagctccacacaactctctctgtatttctcagtatggctatgttcagaagattgtgtcgtccggtgactttcccgcgcagaagcttgagtgaagataatgacctcttctgaagagtccatcatgtttttgtaaTCCTCCGTGTTCtctttggctactagcaactgcatagAGGAGGGGTTGGGGTGAAGCGCAATCACGGAATGTATTGTGTCTTTAGGATCAAAGCAGTACAGTGCGTCCATAGCTTTCACTCTGGCGCTGTTCTCCCATCTGGTGAACCACGTCAACATTCGGCTGCAGGCTGAACTGGAGGAAGCGGAGAGCCAGGTGCCGCCACTTCACACTGACACCACAGGTGAGAGAGGAAATTCCTGTCtacatatatagagagagaaatGAAAACGAATGCAGCTGcaagtaggcctgcacgattcgggggggaaatatgaatcacgattttttagcttagaattgatatcacgattttctgccacgatttttttctcacgaagtgtaatgtttattgcacacatgaactatgacaaaacaaaacaaattggcagtaccaaacatagatttttttttggcagctataacacattgcgcatcaccacaagcaagtaaacatagaggcttcaatgaagagaagggagagcattgcagcgcttgtgagcactttaaaaccttttttatacagtccatgtttaaaactcacagaagaaagtagcgTTTGTGATGAGAatcaaagtcacaaaaaaaaatatatatatatatatatttttttttttttaaatcaaaaaaaaaaaagatcgaagttatttaaaaattaaatcgtgaacagggtgaatcgagatcgcgattttataacgattaatcgtgcaggcctagctGCAAGTTAGTTCAAGGCTAATAAGTCAGTGCAGTAAAGGAAATCTCCCGGCCAGTGTCTGCCACATTGGTAGATCAATTCGTCAATCCCAGTGTATTCTCATTAGCATCATTTAGGCTTAAAGTGCTGCTTTTTGTCGTTTTAAAATCGAATCTTTTGGAAGAACTACAGCTATATGCAAAGTTTTTACAAGTCACGAGCAATTTTAAAGTTGAAGACATTTCTTAattctttttgacatactcttTCAGGACTAACCCCTTGGAGACATTTTATATGTAATGAGAAATATGTACTCTAGTTAGAAGTAAGAGACATCTTTGCCAAAAAAACAGAATGAAAaccgaaaaagttaattttttttccttttttacctAGATGACCTGGAGATGAGGGATTTGTCCGCTCCATTGACAGATCGCTCTGATGACAAGCCTCTGCAGAATGGCTCCCTGGAGCAAcaagatgaggaggagaagaaggatgAAGATGGCTGTGAAAGGGATGGTGCCAAAAAGCATTGCAGTGTGGAAGAACAGCGCAAGTTGGaagaagagaaacagagacagaagaagaaGTACACCCGCCTCTCTAGACTCCGCCGACGCCGCTGTGCCCGCAAGGACACTCGAGGAGAGGATGAAAGTGACTTGAGCGAAGGCTTTGAGAGTGAAGAGGATGAAGATGACGATGACGAGAGGAGGGGTCGCGCCGACTCCACAGGTGCCACCACGACAGGAACCCCGCCCAATCCTGAATCCATCAGGAAGGAGCCTAAGAGAGTACCCCTGGGTGAGGGGGGCAGCTGGGGGAATAgctcagaggaagaggaggaggaaggagggacgGCGTTTGATGTAGAGACCGACTCGGACATGAACAGCCAGGAGTCTCgctcagatctggaagacataGAGGACACGGAAAACTCCGACAACTTGGAGGGTCAGGCGCGGGAGCACCAGgacgaagaagaagatgaagaccAACCCAAGGAAGAAGGAGGCATCCGAGACGGTGACACACCCCCGACCACCAACGGGCCTCTCATGCCCAGCGACGCCAGCATCAGCAGCAACCTCCAGGCCATGTCCTCACAACTCTTCCAGTCAAAGCGCTGCTTCCGCCTGGCGCCAACCTTCAGCAACATGTTGTTGAGGCCTCAAGGCTCATCCTCCCCTGgtattcccacccctactgacGCCTCTGCTCCCCCCTCCCAAGAGACACCCCCTCCCTCTGGGGACTCACCCTGCGATATGAACCCTGGTACTGCCAACGGAACCAATGAAAATGGTAATGTGCTTTTTACCTCAATGTTACATATTATCTGTCCTTTTTTGTGTGCGTTTTCCCACAGTTACTCAAACTTGTCTTTTTGCTTAATTATTGTGTCCCCTCCTCTAGACTTGGACTCGGATTCGGAAGGCAGCCAACACAGTACCCCATCAGTACATAGTGAGAAAACCCTCTTAGAGAAGATGGAGATCCTGACCAATCAAGGGTTGATTCAGGTGGTGAAGGTCTTTGTTGATTGGCTAAGAACAAACACCGACATTATCCTTATGTGTGCACAGGTGAGGGGGCACAATGTCCTGCTTTTTTTCTATTAACATTGACATTTTAGAAGTGTATTTAACAAACTGGTTCTCTCTACAGAGTTCTCAAAGCCTGTGGAACCGACTGTCTGTGCTGCTCAACCTGCTACCAGATGGCAGCAAGATTCTTGAGGCTGGTGAGTAACTGAAAGACTGCAATGCAAAGACATTTATACTTCTGTATGGCGTAGTGGGCACAGGATCGCACATACGTGTCCAGGTTTTATTCCCACTGGGTCCACtaatattaaaatgtctgaGCCACTGGGTGAAGACATTGCCTGAACTACTATTTTAAAGGACTGTTAGATGAGAGGATTGGTACCTCTCTCATGCTAAATGTAAAGCTAGAGATAGCAGGTGATCAGCTTTGCCTAACAGTGAAACATTATCTGCAATCAACTAAAAACAATACGTAGCTACATGACAAAACATGCTGTAACTATTTCTTGACTTGGCCAGTCACTTTATGGAgtcatttttacatttagtttttgtGCGGATCAAACAaactagttaaaaaaaaaacaacattttaatctGTAAGAGGTGTTGGCAGacagatgttttgtttttttacctttttataaagataattatatttttatcattatcaatattattatattattttttggtCTTATCTAATTATTGGTTTAGTCATAGGCATGGGCTGGTATACGATTCTGAcgaaccttcagcaaaaatatcacagtttcacggtattgcagtattgcaattacaactttaaaattcataatttttaaaaaaaataaaaaaacaacattgtttcccattgaacacaatgtattttatttttaaacacactgcacactggcagggagacggATTACTAAAGTGCAGTTTATCTCCTTGACCActcataaaaaaacagctcatactTTAGAAACGGTATGACGGAAAatgttagtggttttgaaaccttGACTTTGTCAAACCGTGGTATACCTTGAAAacggtaaccggcccatgcctatttattcatattattaaattgtaatagatgtgtgtgtgtgtgtgtatgtatagttGGTGATGATAAAAGCAAGTATCAATTACATGCTTTAGCAAAATGAGATCTGAAAGGAATGCCTGATTAATGTAGTGATTATTTAACATGTGATCTTCCAAGttggtaaatgtttttttatgtatatcTTATGATTATTGTGATATTATTTTTGTCCATAATCCTAAGATCTTATTCTATCCCTTTACTGTGAGCACTCACTTAACAAACATTGTTAATATTCAGCTCTCACAATGAATATTTGTCTTcctgtgtgattttttttttttatttttatttatttttattatttgttttacaCTTAACGACTGTGCTCTGAGTCTACAGCTCTGAGTCTACAGCTCTGAGTCTACAGCTCTGAGTCTACAGCTCATTTATTTATGCATCCATGTGTGTGCTGCAGAGCTCGGCCTGAACGCAGAGGTGACAGAGCTGTTAAATGAGTGTGAGCAGCCCGGTTTGGTCCAGAGTCTGCTGCTGCCTGAGGATTTGGCTCTGCGACACCTGCCTGCTCTCAACGTAGCTCACCGCCGTCTTGATTTTACACGCCGCAACCCCTCTCTCAGCTCCCTACAGGAggtacacacaagcacacagatgcacacaggaTTCAGTCTTAACAGATGTTCATTGTTGGTTGAAAACATTGGATAAATAGCAGAAGGCATCAGATCCACAATGCCAATTAGCATCTTATTATTGTAGCCAGCTGTGgtgccttttgtttttgttttttgtgagcCAGTAAGTTGGCAAATATCAAAACAGTATTATTATCTTAGACAAAACTATTTTCAGTGTACAATATTCAAATCATGGACAATATTCAAATCATTACTGAAATTTCAGGAAAATCTATACACTGAATCCAAAACTAGTTTACTTAAAGGGGCTATACTCGAAATACTGAAGGAAAAATAAAGTGGAATtgcctccacacagctctcacaGACCGCTCCCCAATTCGTGAAGTACCAATGGTTTTTCACGCCCACATGGCCACATGCATGCGCTGCCGGACCGGCTAGCAGAAGCTAGGATTACAACGCACacagggagtgtgacttcattctgtgctcaggacgccattactccatTATATCGTTACATGGCAAATGTTTGtatgctgctatattaatgttctgaatgtcaaGAACGTCACTCACTGGGCAGTGCATGGTGGTGGAGGTGACAAAAACTACCactattttaaaacatttctaaAAGATTTAATGAAATTATCTCCGATTGGTCGAAAATGGATTGGCAGCTATGATGATGGGTTGATCGTTTAAGATGCTTTCGTTTACATGGAAATATTAATTAGAGCATCTTTAAACCATTGGtatgtatattctgtatttaAGACATCTAGGTTTATCTGTCATTATCCCAGCTTTCACAGGACAATGAAAcattagagacacacacacgagccCTTCATTACACACTCAAAACATGCTGTATTTGTGGTTAAagtccttttttaaatgtcatttatcCAAACGATATTGTATTACCAAACATAACATAgaagcaataaaacattttcttctttctctttccttcaGTGTGTAGTGCGAGTGTGTTGCATtcgcagttttggccatttcctgACGAATCTCCAGGGCAACGTGCTGCACTACAACCCAGAGGCGGGCATATTCACCAGCATCAGCCAATCCGTACAGGATAATCTGGTGCAGCAGGCCAAGGCCCAGTTCCGAATGGTGGGTGACATCTGAGCAGAACAGCAAGGAAGAAGAACCACAGGGCGCTTGCATTCAGTCAAGTCTCGTTATTCTGTGTGCAGTTTAGAAAGGGAAAATTGGGTGGTTGTGTAACTGTTGAACTAAATAAATGTGAAGACTGTTTAATTTATGACCTGGAACCAACATGGGTTTTTACTTGTAAGCAAAGCagctgttcctttttttttttgttgactcTCCTGTGTTTATCGTTGTTTGTCCAGGCTGAAGAGGAGGCTCGTCGAAATCGCTTAATGAGGGATATGGCCCAGCTTCGACTACAGGTTTTTAATATTATCGCTTTCCACTGACTGTTTACCCtgtctgtgttttcctttttaaatcTGAGCAGTCATACAACAAAGACCCAACTGTGTGCTGATAGTCATCACTGCCAAAAGAGCAGTTCCCAGTGTTTTGCTTGAGATATAGAAAATGTTGAAACATGTATTTTCTTGTGTATGGAAATTGATTAGACAATATACAGAAATAGTATACGGTTACCTTTTTTATTGAGTGTAAGAGCCACTTTGTGAAGAACAAAGCAGGCATATTGTTTGACCAGAACATGAACCAGCTGACATCAGTCTAAATCTCACTGAACACTCGCCACAATCATCTGATGCAGGTAGTGCAAACATTGTAGGAGCTCTGAGATAGTTGTATTATATTTCTGTGACCATAAAACCCATCTTacgggcgcctggttagctcacctggtagggcgggcgcccatatatagaggtttactcctcgacgcagcagccacaggttcgactccggcttgcggccctttgctgcatctctctctctctctcaagccTAAGCTGTTCTacagaaataaaggcctaaaaaatgccccaaaaaaaacatcttacatTAATTGCACATCATCAGCTGTTGGATGCCTTTTTCTGTCTGATCCCTGCAGTTGGAGGTATCGCAGCTAGAGGGCAGCCTTCAGCAGCCTAAGGCCCAGTCGTCCATGTCTCCCTACCTGGTGCCTGACACAGCTGCTCTCTGCCAGCATCTGAACCTCATCCGGCAGCTGGCCAGCAGCGGctgcttcatcatcatcatcccacGGACAGGTCAGTGCATTGATTGCCTCATCCTTTGTCTGTCCTGAGCAGCATGGTGCGTAGCATATTAAACAAGGTAGATTAGTGGTGATTCAATGATTTGCAGGGGTGCTTTTCATGATCTCTGACATTACTGTAGAGAGGGACAATCATGCCAAATACAATACAGACTACTCCTGTATTACATGACTAAATCTTCCATTCAGTAATCTCACATAATGTTAGTTGATATCTGGTATTAAACCTGAAAAGTCTTTAAAAACTATTGAATTCAGTTTCCTCATATACTGTAAAGGCCTTAAAAATTCTCAAATTTAACTTACAGAAGCCTGGCATAGAAAGAGATGTTagttaaaaaatgtgtttgtatcCGATTGCAGGCTTTTGGGAGACGCTATACAGTACGCGTTTAAAATTTAAAGTGGGATTGTTGTGACAGCGGATTGTGATGCTGAAAGCTGTTCAATCCTTTTTTGTAGAGTTTCAGGCAGCACTGTCAGACCTGTAACAAACACTGTCACTACTGCTCGCTACAGTAGCAAGGAAACTCATCGTCTCATAAAGTGCAAGTGTCGATTTTAGCAAAAAGTTCAGTGAATTAATCATTTTCTGCCACTTATGCGGGTCCAGGTTCGTGTgcattttattaattatatCATTAGAGATTATTTTTACATACTGCAGGGAAGTACTACAAAATAATgggataaaataataaataattctaGGCCATTTCATCCCTACTGGTTTTCCATTATACTTTCATATTTTGGCTGGTATAATTGTGAAATGGGTTTTAAATCATAGCATATCATGAGTATTAAAGAGGTTTTAAGGTACATTTATGTTAAGGAACCCTGCCGAAATAATGATATACACAAACACGATATACGCAACTTTATTGCAAAACAAAGTGCCGTTATTCTGGACATTTAGCCTCAGATTGTATTTTTATCAAGTGCATTTCCTTTTCAAAACCCAACAttcggggcgacctctagctcacccagtaagaacgtgcgccccatgtagactagagtcctttgcagcggcccggggtcgaatccgacctgcggccctttgctgcgggtcatcccccatctctctcccacctttcctgtctatccactgtcactatcaaataaagggaaaagccccaaaaaccCAATGTTCAACCTAATTTTTGTGTGCCTCTCTTGCTTTTCTTATATTGTCACAGATGCTTCTTTTGTAGGTTTAGAGTATAATCTCACACTTTTCTGCACAATAGTTGTTTAAATTATTTGTCAAGCAAAATGCCAAATACTGTATTTGTtggaaatgtgaggatttgttgATTTTTGTCATTTACATGTCATTTTGGAGCACTTGGTCAGACATGACAAGctatttgaagacatcaccttggactcTAGTAATTCTTTGTTTTCACAAAGTCGGTTTCTG
It includes:
- the smg5 gene encoding protein SMG5 codes for the protein MSGPVQDSEPEAKVLLIKRLYRAVVESVHKLDVIIASKASYREVFKPENISLRNKLRELCVKLMFLHPVDYGRKAEELLWRKVYYEVIQVIKTNKKHIHSRSALECAYRTHLIAGVGFYQHLLLYIQSHYQLELQDCIDWTHVTDPLIGRKKPVSATPKEMEWAQMACHRCLVYLGDLARYQNELAGVEAEQLAERFYHQALSVMPHMGMPFNQLGTLAGSKFYNVEATYYYLRCIQSEAPFEGAYGNLKRLFDKAAKMYHQVKKQEMKKLSPSRQRSKDIKRLLVSFMYLQSLLQPKNSLMETELTSLCQSVLEDFNLVLFYLPTAPHGGAHHSPGEEEEEQQHADSSCPVLPDTLVFKMVVTCLMVVHSLKRGGSKQYSASIAFTLALFSHLVNHVNIRLQAELEEAESQVPPLHTDTTDDLEMRDLSAPLTDRSDDKPLQNGSLEQQDEEEKKDEDGCERDGAKKHCSVEEQRKLEEEKQRQKKKYTRLSRLRRRRCARKDTRGEDESDLSEGFESEEDEDDDDERRGRADSTGATTTGTPPNPESIRKEPKRVPLGEGGSWGNSSEEEEEEGGTAFDVETDSDMNSQESRSDLEDIEDTENSDNLEGQAREHQDEEEDEDQPKEEGGIRDGDTPPTTNGPLMPSDASISSNLQAMSSQLFQSKRCFRLAPTFSNMLLRPQGSSSPGIPTPTDASAPPSQETPPPSGDSPCDMNPGTANGTNENDLDSDSEGSQHSTPSVHSEKTLLEKMEILTNQGLIQVVKVFVDWLRTNTDIILMCAQSSQSLWNRLSVLLNLLPDGSKILEAELGLNAEVTELLNECEQPGLVQSLLLPEDLALRHLPALNVAHRRLDFTRRNPSLSSLQECVVRVCCIRSFGHFLTNLQGNVLHYNPEAGIFTSISQSVQDNLVQQAKAQFRMAEEEARRNRLMRDMAQLRLQLEVSQLEGSLQQPKAQSSMSPYLVPDTAALCQHLNLIRQLASSGCFIIIIPRTVIDGLDRLKKENAGARDGIRFLESEFRKGNRYIRCQKESGRSFERDKLKRQDIEAWHFYKMVDSCRQLTVSQSNGDEDTAGMVTILTGHQVEELCTRSAPMKAAIQAAGSAGMELKNIVAFYRQWKEIG